One genomic segment of Paenibacillus xylanexedens includes these proteins:
- a CDS encoding WIAG-tail domain yields MSKNGKKKVPTPKLRHVSPKYKELELTDRRADKMNSGFTVNREERLNTNKRDSRAVQESEEFLFDSMELPASTNELEELEIEAEIKPEPLESDSKEIETEDSSDKQIQVSSVAPLVLEEEVGIIKQETTSKDRLQILNQNQMPGHTGHYIYTDDLSEFAVTESKLAPFSVDASKLKPDAVGSEALQDYAVTSIHIADGAIVSAKLAEASVSEEHLIDGSVSGHKIRNASIAGEKIRDGSITSQKLGNQAIDSAKIADGSISTRHLSRMLVTEELIKNHAVTGDKIAISGVDTRHLTGGAVNTSKLADDAVTTTKIREAAVTGSKIEEHSIESHHIQAGAVKQTHLAEGSVGRSQLLNGSIGSDQIEDGSIQTRHLAEGSLSGRHLLDGSIGSSQIRAHSVGKEQIGNGEVGSEHLTEGAVTSSKLADQSVGTAKLLEQSITASKISDQSVISSKIADEAVQGKHLAKGSIRAEHIANRGITPVHVDNSAIHSIHIASGSIEAAHLSAGSVSGDALADDVVCERHLAESAVGTYELQDAAVTDVKLADGSVTTEKLGTASVSSRALAPGSVISSHLASGGVTGTHLAPGSVGSEALRPYAVKSEHLTEHAVSVPHLQPGSVETDAIARAAVTTDKLAIDSVTSAQLAGGSIFPPHLTDHAVTSPKLSPESVATDKLADFAVTSAKLADGSVTSSKIMAESINAKHIPSGTIRGYHLKQHSVSLEHLSEEIRSPELFADGSITGNKLRHGSISADHLTADSVSGAELQQAAVGSEHLQPSVVQSVHLAEGSVKSDHLGTQVVSSEHLKADIIHEEHIAEQVVTSHHLAPGSVETDHLAPLSITAAHLQPGLISGLHLQAESTSAVHLQQGAVHSRHIQDGEILPHHIHERSIGTSHLEEEAVSTIILQDESVTRSKLATGSVDGSKLAAGTVSATHIANESVQTRHIQEGAILADHIQECSIGSVHLDEESVSAVHLQNGSVTSAKLADGSINGSKLLEGTVSGIHIASESVQPGHIQAGAIHADHIQERSIGTTHLEEEAVSAIHLQNGSVISTKLADGSVTGSKLIEDAVSGIHIASESVQSRHIQEGAIFADHIQEHSIGMLHLEQEAVSAIHLQNGSVTSTKLADGSVTGSKLLEGAVSDIHIADDSVQSSKIQAGAIHADHIQERSIGTAHLEEESVSAIHLQNGSVTSAKLADSSITGSKLLEGTVSGVHIASESVQSGHIQAGAIHAGHIQERSIGTAHLEEEAVSAVHLQNGSVTSAKLADSSISGSKLLEDAVLGSHIASESVQTRHIQAGAILADHIQEHSIGASHLEEEAISAVHLQNESVTSAKLADGSVSSSKLLEDAVSDVHIANASVQSRHIQEKAIHADHIQERSIGISHLKAESVSAIHLHNGSITSAKMADGSVNGNKLLEGAVSAIHIADKSVQTRHIQDGTILADHIQERSIRTTHLEEEAVSGVHLQNGSVTSAKLADGSVNGSKLSEQSITSNHLNAGIVGPAHLSEEIWNAIRQFSGETLEQLAAIKRQEGLLQPENEVVQQSQQVIVEELPSAGLEQQQELISQTDQLGEPSAALFTTEQAVQADQEDQAQQPQLERSQEIVGTTEFMLSEQSITQEHLCDDAVGSNQLQSGAVQAKHLAFQPVRSVSKQPVVQQFGMEAFVLPESEVCTEVTVVFEEPFASEHYVIVGMSNDRGFQISLLSQSEDEAVLEVSRTADCKHTYGLLSWIAAGPSQG; encoded by the coding sequence ATGAGTAAAAATGGCAAAAAGAAGGTTCCGACGCCGAAACTGCGGCATGTGAGCCCGAAATACAAGGAATTGGAACTGACTGATCGCCGGGCAGACAAGATGAACTCAGGTTTCACTGTGAATAGGGAAGAACGCTTGAATACGAATAAAAGGGATTCGAGAGCTGTTCAGGAGTCGGAAGAATTCCTATTCGACTCAATGGAGCTACCTGCTTCAACAAACGAGCTGGAAGAGTTAGAGATCGAAGCCGAAATCAAGCCGGAACCCCTAGAGTCTGATAGCAAGGAAATCGAGACAGAAGATAGCTCGGATAAGCAGATTCAGGTTAGCAGCGTGGCTCCGCTTGTTCTGGAAGAAGAGGTGGGTATCATCAAACAAGAAACAACAAGCAAGGACCGGCTGCAGATCCTGAACCAGAACCAGATGCCGGGTCATACCGGACATTACATCTACACGGACGACTTAAGTGAATTTGCTGTTACGGAGAGCAAGTTGGCTCCTTTCTCTGTAGATGCCTCCAAGCTGAAACCGGATGCGGTCGGCAGTGAAGCATTACAGGATTATGCGGTGACCAGCATTCACATTGCAGACGGGGCCATCGTTTCAGCGAAACTTGCGGAAGCATCTGTATCTGAGGAGCACCTGATTGACGGTTCTGTGTCTGGTCACAAAATACGAAATGCTTCTATTGCAGGCGAGAAAATCAGAGATGGCAGTATTACTTCTCAGAAGCTTGGCAACCAGGCCATCGATTCGGCCAAAATTGCCGACGGTTCCATCAGCACAAGACATCTCAGCCGCATGCTGGTAACTGAAGAATTAATCAAAAATCATGCCGTAACTGGAGACAAGATCGCGATTAGCGGGGTGGATACAAGGCATCTCACGGGAGGAGCTGTGAATACCTCCAAACTGGCTGACGATGCAGTGACTACAACCAAAATTCGTGAAGCTGCTGTCACAGGCAGCAAAATCGAAGAACACTCCATCGAGTCTCACCATATTCAGGCAGGTGCTGTTAAACAGACACATCTGGCAGAAGGGTCTGTCGGTCGTTCACAACTATTAAATGGCAGTATTGGAAGTGACCAGATAGAGGATGGATCCATACAAACGAGACATTTAGCTGAGGGTTCATTAAGTGGAAGACATCTACTGGACGGTTCAATCGGTTCAAGCCAGATTCGAGCTCATTCCGTTGGCAAGGAGCAGATTGGCAATGGAGAAGTGGGCAGTGAGCATTTGACAGAAGGTGCAGTAACCAGCAGCAAACTGGCAGACCAGTCTGTTGGAACAGCAAAATTGCTGGAGCAGTCCATTACGGCATCCAAGATCTCTGATCAGAGCGTCATTTCTTCCAAAATTGCGGATGAAGCCGTACAGGGTAAACATCTTGCCAAAGGGTCCATTCGTGCGGAACACATTGCAAATCGGGGAATTACGCCGGTACATGTGGACAATTCCGCAATTCACTCTATTCACATTGCAAGTGGAAGCATCGAGGCAGCTCATCTATCTGCCGGAAGTGTGTCCGGAGACGCTCTTGCAGACGACGTGGTGTGTGAGCGGCATCTTGCAGAGTCGGCCGTGGGTACGTATGAATTGCAGGATGCTGCCGTTACAGACGTTAAACTCGCGGATGGAAGTGTGACAACAGAAAAGCTTGGAACGGCATCGGTGAGTAGCAGAGCGCTTGCCCCGGGAAGTGTTATATCCTCGCATCTTGCGAGTGGTGGAGTCACAGGGACACATCTGGCTCCAGGCAGCGTGGGTTCCGAGGCCCTGAGACCTTATGCAGTGAAATCGGAACACCTGACAGAACATGCCGTAAGTGTACCTCATCTTCAGCCGGGTAGTGTTGAAACGGATGCGATTGCACGGGCCGCGGTCACAACAGACAAATTGGCTATTGATAGTGTAACTTCAGCCCAGCTGGCTGGTGGGTCCATTTTTCCGCCTCATCTAACAGATCATGCGGTTACCTCCCCCAAGCTTTCACCAGAGAGTGTTGCAACAGATAAACTGGCGGATTTTGCTGTCACATCAGCTAAACTGGCAGACGGCAGCGTGACTTCTTCCAAGATTATGGCAGAGAGCATTAACGCCAAACATATTCCATCAGGAACCATTCGCGGATATCACCTGAAGCAGCATTCCGTTTCCCTGGAACATTTGTCGGAAGAAATACGCTCGCCCGAGTTATTCGCTGATGGCAGTATTACCGGCAACAAACTTCGGCATGGCTCCATAAGTGCGGACCATTTGACAGCAGACTCGGTATCCGGAGCAGAACTGCAACAGGCTGCTGTAGGTAGCGAGCACTTGCAGCCATCCGTTGTACAATCCGTCCATCTGGCTGAAGGCAGCGTGAAATCTGACCATTTGGGAACTCAAGTAGTGAGCTCAGAGCATCTGAAGGCAGACATCATTCATGAGGAGCATATTGCTGAACAGGTGGTCACATCGCATCACTTGGCACCCGGATCTGTCGAAACAGACCATCTGGCACCTTTATCCATTACAGCGGCTCACCTTCAGCCAGGTTTGATCAGTGGTTTGCATCTTCAGGCAGAGTCGACAAGTGCTGTTCACCTGCAGCAAGGAGCTGTGCATTCCCGTCATATTCAAGATGGTGAAATTCTTCCTCATCATATCCATGAACGCAGCATCGGAACATCTCATCTGGAAGAAGAAGCGGTAAGTACGATTATTTTGCAGGATGAATCTGTAACACGCTCCAAACTAGCAACGGGTAGTGTGGATGGCAGCAAATTAGCTGCAGGAACCGTATCCGCTACTCACATCGCCAATGAAAGTGTGCAAACCCGTCATATCCAAGAAGGAGCAATCCTTGCTGATCATATTCAAGAGTGCAGTATAGGCTCAGTTCATCTGGATGAGGAGTCTGTAAGTGCGGTTCATTTGCAAAATGGATCTGTAACGAGTGCCAAACTGGCGGATGGCAGTATCAACGGAAGCAAATTGCTTGAAGGAACCGTATCGGGGATTCATATTGCGTCCGAAAGTGTGCAACCCGGGCATATCCAGGCTGGGGCTATTCATGCTGACCATATTCAGGAGCGGAGCATCGGCACAACCCATCTGGAGGAGGAAGCAGTAAGTGCGATTCACCTGCAAAATGGGTCTGTCATCAGTACCAAACTGGCCGACGGCAGTGTAACCGGCAGCAAGTTGATCGAAGATGCGGTGTCGGGAATCCATATCGCATCGGAAAGTGTGCAATCCCGCCATATTCAGGAAGGAGCAATCTTTGCTGACCATATTCAGGAGCACAGCATCGGCATGCTTCACTTGGAACAGGAAGCAGTAAGTGCCATTCATCTGCAAAATGGATCTGTAACAAGTACCAAGTTGGCCGACGGCAGTGTAACCGGCAGCAAGTTGCTTGAAGGTGCAGTATCAGATATCCACATTGCAGACGATAGTGTGCAATCCAGTAAGATTCAGGCAGGAGCCATTCATGCTGATCATATTCAAGAGCGGAGCATCGGCACAGCACATTTGGAAGAGGAGTCTGTAAGTGCCATTCATTTGCAAAATGGATCTGTAACGAGTGCCAAACTGGCGGATAGCAGTATAACTGGCAGCAAGTTACTCGAAGGTACGGTATCGGGGGTTCATATCGCATCGGAAAGTGTGCAATCCGGGCATATTCAGGCAGGAGCTATTCATGCTGGTCATATTCAGGAGCGAAGCATAGGCACAGCCCATCTGGAAGAGGAAGCCGTAAGTGCGGTTCATCTGCAAAATGGGTCCGTCACAAGTGCCAAATTGGCTGACAGTAGCATTAGCGGCAGCAAATTGCTCGAAGATGCTGTATTGGGGAGCCATATCGCGTCGGAAAGTGTGCAAACTCGCCATATCCAGGCAGGAGCAATCCTTGCTGATCATATTCAGGAGCATAGCATTGGTGCGTCTCATCTGGAGGAGGAAGCAATAAGTGCGGTTCATCTGCAAAATGAATCTGTAACGAGTGCCAAACTGGCGGATGGCAGTGTGAGCAGCAGCAAACTGCTTGAAGATGCAGTGTCGGATGTCCATATTGCCAATGCAAGTGTACAATCCCGTCATATCCAAGAGAAAGCCATACATGCTGACCATATTCAAGAGCGAAGCATTGGGATCTCCCACCTCAAAGCGGAATCGGTAAGTGCGATTCACCTGCACAATGGTTCCATAACAAGTGCCAAAATGGCTGACGGCAGTGTAAACGGTAATAAATTGCTCGAAGGTGCGGTATCGGCTATCCACATAGCAGACAAAAGTGTGCAAACTCGTCATATTCAGGATGGAACCATTCTTGCTGATCATATTCAAGAACGCAGTATTCGCACAACTCATCTGGAAGAGGAAGCAGTAAGCGGGGTTCATCTGCAAAATGGGTCCGTCACAAGTGCCAAATTGGCCGATGGCAGCGTGAACGGCAGCAAACTGAGTGAGCAGAGTATTACCTCTAATCATTTGAATGCCGGGATTGTAGGTCCAGCGCATTTGAGCGAAGAGATATGGAATGCGATTCGTCAGTTCAGTGGAGAAACGCTGGAGCAGCTGGCAGCTATCAAAAGACAAGAGGGATTGCTTCAACCAGAAAATGAGGTTGTACAGCAATCACAGCAGGTAATCGTCGAGGAATTACCGAGTGCTGGTCTGGAGCAACAACAAGAGCTGATATCCCAAACAGATCAGCTTGGCGAACCATCGGCAGCTTTGTTCACAACTGAGCAGGCAGTGCAGGCAGATCAGGAAGATCAGGCTCAGCAACCACAGCTTGAACGGTCACAGGAGATCGTTGGAACTACGGAGTTTATGTTGAGTGAACAATCGATTACACAGGAGCATCTGTGTGATGATGCCGTGGGCAGCAACCAGTTGCAATCGGGTGCAGTTCAGGCCAAACATCTGGCCTTCCAACCCGTTCGCAGCGTAAGCAAGCAACCGGTTGTACAACAATTCGGGATGGAAGCTTTTGTACTGCCAGAGAGTGAAGTATGCACAGAGGTAACTGTTGTTTTTGAAGAACCATTTGCTTCAGAACATTATGTGATTGTGGGCATGAGTAATGATCGGGGATTCCAGATTTCCCTGCTGTCGCAGAGTGAGGATGAAGCGGTACTTGAAGTGTCACGTACAGCAGATTGCAAGCATACGTACGGGTTGTTGTCATGGATTGCTGCGGGACCTTCGCAAGGATAG